From the genome of Capsicum annuum cultivar UCD-10X-F1 unplaced genomic scaffold, UCD10Xv1.1 ctg80523, whole genome shotgun sequence, one region includes:
- the LOC124895193 gene encoding uncharacterized protein LOC124895193 yields the protein MPQKAVKGKALANFLVDHPLPAEWEISEEFPDEDALFTKEMLTWTMLFDGLARQDGAGAGIVLISPERLILIFSFVLGETCSYNTVEYQALIIGLEMASNMKIPQLDIYGDSKLTINQLLGSYEVKKEYLILYHRYTTCFLERFDQVFLNHFPREENHMVDALTNLVTMMALKENESTKVQVSHQWVIPGCIDLQLNESLHTSV from the coding sequence ATGCCTCAAAAAGCTGTGAAAGGGAAAGCACTTGCTAATTTCCTTGTTGATCACCCCCTGCCAGCAGAATGGGAGATTTCAGAAGAgtttcctgatgaagatgcaTTATTTACTAAAGAAATGCTGACATGGACAATGCTCTTCGATGGATTAGCACGCCAAGATGGTGCAGGGGCAGGTATCGTGTTGATATCTCCAGAAAGACTAATCTTGATATTTTCATTTGTTCTGGGTGAAACATGTTCCTATAACACTGTAGAGTACCAAGCTTTAATAATTGGACTTGAAATGGCATCAAACATGAAGATTCCACAATTGGATATCTATGGTGACTCTAAGTTGACCATAAATCAACTCTTAGGAAGTTACGAGGTGAAGAAGGAATATCTTATACTATATCATCGATACACTACTTGTTTTCTTGAAAGGTTTGACCAAGTGTTCTTAAACCACTTCCCAAGAGAAGAAAATCACATGGTAGATGCTCTGACAAACTTAGTTACGATGATGGCACTCAAAGAAAATGAGTCAACAAAGGTGCAAGTGAGTCATCAGTGGGTTATTCCTGGTTGCATTGATCTTCAATTAAACGAAAGCCTCCATACATCTGTTTGA